ACATGGTCAAACTTGCCTAGATGTGGCAAGGTGTGGCCAGGAATCAAACAACCCCTAAGATGCCCACTTGTAAATTGTTACAATTAACAAAAGCTCTCACAACACTATGATTTTGAAAGGCCATGCCCAAAGATATTAGGCGTTTTCTTAAAATAGCATTGCGAAGAATTCAGTTAGGTTCTTTATTGTCAAATGACCAAAATGCTGTTACTGCTTGTGTTAttaatttagtactccctccatttttgtatacaaggccacaaactcatattacaggtaccaaggtaaaaatcaatgctatgtttaagtcaatgttgcaagctagcttgtcaccttgtttgtcgtgttaattaatgtaGTTTTTCTCTCCCACGCACAACAAGCCAACCCTtttactcctcattggttgattaatgttgggagTACAAGCCAACCTTCTCACTCCGCATGCACACAAaggatattaatgtcctcgggttctagtacgaggcaaacgccatcaattttgccttgattaatgttagtggccttgtatagttgcaaattgtaattttgatagtggccttgtatacaaaaatggagggagtattaagatCTAATATAGTAATGTATGCACATGCATGGAAAATGAATGATGCATTGGCTTCTGTTGAGACAATGGAGCCTAATTTTACCAAATGCAACAAAACTGTATGGATTTTAAGATGACCATATGCTCTGATTTCAAGCCTGTCAACCCAGCATTGGTATTCAAGCCGCCCAGTTGGGTGcataaacaaacaaacaaacaaacaacaacaaagcctttagtcccaaacaagttggggtaggctagaggtgaaacccataagatctcgcaaccaactcatggctctggtatTCAAGCCCCCCAGTTGGGTGCATACTTCTGATTTTTAGTTTAAAGTACTGTCTGATGTCCTATATTAAGGATAGCCATTTCATAGAAGCTGGTGAACATATGGGACACAtcattgtttggttcttctccaaaTTGCCATTTAAGCTTTTTCATTGAGGTCATACCATGCTGAACTGCTCATGTTCCGCATTGTCGTTGTTGTGATCTGGCTTAGCAATTGTTGTATAAAGCTTATGGGCTTATGACGTCAATGTATCAATGAGTTGGTTGGTGTGTAGTTCATAGGCACTTTGCAGCAATTGAATCCTACTCACGTCCGAACTATTTAATCTGTTTGTTGCAGGTATGGGAGTGCTAATGTATGGAAAACCTTCACGGATCTTTTTGACTATTTACCGTTGACAGCATTGGTTGGTATCAGTTAAATTTTATTTTGTCTGCTCTTATATCAAGTTTATTTTCATTTTGTCCCCATTTACTTGTTTGTTCTGTTGTAGTTATATTAAAGGCTTTATCTGTTTGGGCATGATTTGCATATTTATCTGTAGTGCTATAGTTTCAGTGATTTATCAAATAAATTTTCTGCAACCTGGTTTTGTGTGAGGTGCACTGAAATAATTCCAGATTGTAGTTGATGTTTATTTCTTTTAAGAATGCATAGTTTCTGGTTTTACTTTATCACAACCATGACCATGGTTTTCATTGCAAATAAAGTTGACATTTGTTATTCTTGTAATATGGTAATCACTAGCCAAGTTTGTATAAGATAGGGAACACATAGGATGCAGTGTGTATGGTGGAATGAAAACTACTTACTTATTTCCATTTTTGGGATGCCCAGCCTTTAAAATTTAAGCTTGGTTACCCTAGCCTAGAAATCTTGCCAATGTGTTGTCATCCATCATGCATTGCTTTCTTAGGGAATTCAATGTACATCCAAAGTTCCTAACTTTGGGGGGAACTAAACTAATCTATGTAGTGATGTTTCTTACAGCATTCCTCCTGTTAAAGTTAGTCTGTGTTTGTACTGTATGATTGTATCTGTTCATTAGAATGAGGTTTTGCTTTGTTAACAGTTGATAAAATCATGCAATTTTCGGTTCTGGTAATGATTGAAAAGCATGCTCATTTTGTTGGTCTTGCTGAGATTTAGGATTGATAAGCATACAAATGAATGTTAGCACAAGTACTGTGTTTACTGTTTCAATTTATTAATTTTTGTTTTGCTCTTTGCTAAATTCGACATCTTGTATTGCTATTGCTAGGTTGAGTCGGAAATATTTTGCCTGCATGGCGGACTATCACCATCCATCGAGACACTTGATAATGTCCGCGGCTTCGACCGCATCCAAGAagtccctcacgaggggccaatgtGTGACCTTCTATGGTCTGATCCTGATGATCGATGTGGTTGGGGCATTTCACCACGTGGTGCCGGATACACATTTGGCCAGGTTTAGCTTATCACATTATTTATATCCGCTCTTTTGTTtcctttctttgcttgaactgATGTATGGCCTTtttcttccttccttcttccaGGATATTTCAGAACAGTTTAACCATACCAATAGCCTTAAGCTAATAGCAAGAGCTCATCAGTTAGTTATGGAGGGATTCAACTGGGCACATGTACATCTCATTCTCAGCCATGCTTTCAACTGTGACCTGTTTTGCTTTCAGATTTCCCTAATGCCTTTCTTGACTGAAACAGGAGCAAAAGGTCGTGACAATTTTTAGTGCACCTAACTACTGCTACCGGTGCGGTAACATGGCCTCGATCTTGGAGGTCGATGACTGCAAGGAGCATACTTTCATCCAGGTAATTCCATGTTCCATACCATTCTCTAGCTGTCGCCTTTTTGATGTGTTGGTTTCTCTGACATGGCATTGCGCTCATGATCTTGTGTGCTTGCAGTTTGAGCCTGCCCCGAGGAGAGGGGAGCCTGACGTGACCCGAAGGACGCCCGACTATTTCTTGTAAATGTAGCCTAGGCCAttcgtttttgttttattttacggGATAGCTTAGGTTATTCcgacagcaaacaaaaaagaagatAGCTTAGATGCGTTGTGTCGTGTTGTGTGGTCATAATTTTTGTTGTTTGGGTCCTGCTCCGTTTTGCTTCACTCCTTTTGTTGTAATCTGTCTGCCTCATGCCAGGCTCGGGGGTGTGAATGTGATGGATGATGCTGGTAAATCAAAGGCCTCGCGTAGTAGTAATTTTTGTGCTTTCAAGTTGGCTGTGTAGTGTAACATGCGAGGATGGCATGTGTGATTTTATGGATGCAACTGGACCCGTACACTTTGTAATAACTTGTGCAGCAGTTGTTGTCAACATTGTGCACAAATTAACCAAGGTTGGATCCCATAAAAGGAAGCTAGCATCGGAAGAGGATTATTCTCATCGAACCGGCGTGGATTTCATCAGCATGTACGGATCTATTGTTGGTttctcttctactccctccgtttctgaatagatgactcaactttatactaattttAATGCAAAGTTAgtccaaagttgggtcatctattttgaacggAGCGAGTATGAATTCGAAGCCTGTGCATCCACCCGTTGGGCGGCGACGGCAGCTGATACGGGACGACGGCGTCGCCACGGTCTTCTCCATTGTCGCCATCCGTCCCGTGACCGGCGACGACTGACTGACGCACCCTATCTGGGTCATGGAATGCTGCTGGATTAGAGTTGGATGCTCGCGGTACTGCCGCCCTCTGCGGCCGTGCGTGGTGCCACGGTCCATCCCCTGACAAGACCGCGTGAGTGACGATGCCGATGGACAAGCCTTGCGAACCAACGATGTCGACCGTGCCACCGTTCCACTCACAGGGAAGACACCGACAGCGCAAAGTGTACGAGCACAGTTACCACAGAGAATACGAAGCTGACGAGAACTCTTGCTCGAGGATCCGTGACCGTATGAAGAGAGAGACGTTTGTTTTTCCTGATGGTGTATCAGTGGATTGTTGGAGCGCGAAACTATCCAGCGATCTACTGTGGAGATTTCTTTCATCCAAATGGGGGACGGGCGCATCGGCTCGACCTGTACAAATAGTGTACGTAGCTTtgtgagaagaagaaaagaatcaaGCCTAGACCTTTGGGCCACTATGGAAACAAAGTCATTTGACAGATCACCTGCACTTGGAGACTTTACTTTTACGCCTGTCCGTTCTACTACTACTAGCCATAACGGACTTTCATGAAAAGACATGTGCCACCATTGGTGGTGCTCGCCATTCCCAGTGGAACCATGTTTTTTTTAGGGTACCATGATTTTCATAAGTGCCAAGATTCTCTGCCTCCACCGGCTCCGGTAAAAAGGCCATCCATTTCTGCTGAGATCGAGAAAGCTCACCAGCTGCCCCAGCTGCACCATTCTCCTCTCCCGGTGGCCTCACCGGGTCGTGTCGCCGCCGGCCGCCTCATTGCTCGTAAAGGTCCGGTCAGGAATTTACACAACTAATTAAATCCACCGTACATGTGCACTGTGCCCGTGCTCAGCTGCTTT
Above is a window of Triticum dicoccoides isolate Atlit2015 ecotype Zavitan chromosome 5B, WEW_v2.0, whole genome shotgun sequence DNA encoding:
- the LOC119310883 gene encoding serine/threonine-protein phosphatase PP2A-2 catalytic subunit-like isoform X1 encodes the protein MGNPRGGLDEQIEQLLQCKPLVEPELKALCEKAKEILMEESNVQPVRSPVTICGDIHGQFHDLAELFRIGGKCPDTNYLFMGDYVDRGYYSVETVSVGLLTSTIFFSSYLYSYHAKFFFEIKQLLVALKVRYPHRLTILRGNHESRQITQVYGFYDECLRKYGSANVWKTFTDLFDYLPLTALVESEIFCLHGGLSPSIETLDNVRGFDRIQEVPHEGPMCDLLWSDPDDRCGWGISPRGAGYTFGQDISEQFNHTNSLKLIARAHQLVMEGFNWAHEQKVVTIFSAPNYCYRCGNMASILEVDDCKEHTFIQFEPAPRRGEPDVTRRTPDYFL
- the LOC119310883 gene encoding serine/threonine-protein phosphatase PP2A-2 catalytic subunit-like isoform X2, encoding MGNPRGGLDEQIEQLLQCKPLVEPELKALCEKAKEILMEESNVQPVRSPVTICGDIHGQFHDLAELFRIGGKCPDTNYLFMGDYVDRGYYSVETVSLLVALKVRYPHRLTILRGNHESRQITQVYGFYDECLRKYGSANVWKTFTDLFDYLPLTALVESEIFCLHGGLSPSIETLDNVRGFDRIQEVPHEGPMCDLLWSDPDDRCGWGISPRGAGYTFGQDISEQFNHTNSLKLIARAHQLVMEGFNWAHEQKVVTIFSAPNYCYRCGNMASILEVDDCKEHTFIQFEPAPRRGEPDVTRRTPDYFL